One genomic region from Nostoc sphaeroides encodes:
- a CDS encoding diflavin flavoprotein has translation MVALTEKTEKRLTIQQVEIAQDTTAIRSLDWDRDRFDIEFGLQNGTTYNSFLIRGEQTALVDTSHEKFRQLYFDTLTGLINPTDIDYLIISHTEPDHSGLVKDLLQLAPEITVVGSKVAIQFLEDFVHQPFKRRIVKNGDRLDLGNGHEFEFVIAPNLHWPDTIFSFDHKTKILYTCDAFGLHYCSDSTFDEDLAAIEEDFHYYYDCLMGPNARSVLSALKRMAELKTIGIIATGHGPLLSHNVEELVGRYRTWSQTQAKPETAVGIFYVSEYGYSDRLVQAIANGIGKTGVAVEIVDLGSEVDLQELRELVSRCAGLIVGLPPASGAASIQAALSTVLGSAKEKQAIGVFESGGGDDEPIDPLVSKFRNLGLTTVFPAIRIKETPTENTYKLCEEAGTDLGQWVTRDRSIKAMKSLGAELDKALGRISGGLYIITAKKGDVSSAMLASWVAQASFKPLGFSIAVAKDRAIESLMQVGDRFVLNILEEGNFQPLMKHFLKRFAPGADRFEGVRTQPAENGAPILNDALAYMECEVVSRMDCGDHWAVYSTVYAGRVSKPDALTAVHHRKVGNHY, from the coding sequence ATGGTAGCGCTCACCGAAAAAACTGAAAAACGGCTCACCATACAGCAGGTGGAAATTGCTCAAGATACGACGGCTATTCGGTCTTTGGATTGGGATCGCGATCGCTTCGATATTGAGTTTGGTCTGCAAAATGGTACCACCTATAACTCGTTTCTCATCCGTGGGGAGCAGACAGCCTTAGTTGATACCTCCCACGAAAAGTTTCGTCAACTATATTTTGATACGCTCACCGGACTAATCAATCCAACAGATATTGATTATTTGATTATCAGCCACACCGAGCCAGACCATAGCGGTTTAGTTAAAGATTTGCTGCAATTGGCTCCAGAAATAACCGTTGTCGGTTCTAAAGTGGCGATTCAGTTTCTTGAAGATTTCGTACATCAGCCATTTAAACGGCGGATTGTGAAAAATGGCGATCGCTTAGATTTGGGCAATGGTCATGAATTTGAATTCGTGATTGCCCCAAATTTACACTGGCCTGATACCATTTTCAGCTTCGACCACAAAACCAAAATTCTCTATACCTGCGACGCTTTTGGGTTGCACTATTGCTCAGATAGCACCTTTGATGAAGACTTGGCGGCTATCGAAGAAGACTTTCATTACTACTACGATTGCTTGATGGGGCCGAATGCTCGGTCAGTTTTGTCAGCCCTAAAACGCATGGCGGAATTGAAAACCATCGGTATCATTGCCACAGGACACGGGCCATTATTATCTCACAATGTTGAGGAATTAGTTGGACGTTACCGCACTTGGAGCCAAACGCAAGCCAAGCCAGAAACGGCAGTTGGAATATTTTACGTTTCAGAATATGGATATAGCGATCGCCTGGTGCAAGCAATTGCCAACGGCATCGGTAAAACTGGTGTTGCCGTGGAAATTGTCGATTTGGGATCAGAAGTAGATTTACAAGAACTGCGGGAACTAGTTAGCCGTTGTGCTGGGCTAATCGTTGGTCTACCTCCGGCTTCTGGCGCTGCGAGTATCCAAGCTGCACTCAGCACAGTTTTAGGATCTGCCAAAGAAAAGCAAGCTATTGGCGTATTTGAAAGTGGCGGTGGCGATGATGAGCCGATAGATCCTTTGGTGAGTAAATTCCGCAATTTGGGTTTGACAACGGTTTTTCCAGCGATTCGGATTAAAGAAACACCGACAGAAAATACTTACAAGCTGTGTGAAGAAGCAGGAACAGACTTAGGTCAATGGGTAACACGCGATCGCAGCATCAAAGCCATGAAATCCCTTGGTGCTGAATTAGATAAAGCATTAGGTAGAATTAGCGGCGGATTATATATTATTACTGCCAAAAAAGGCGATGTATCCAGTGCGATGTTAGCTTCCTGGGTTGCTCAAGCCAGCTTCAAACCCTTGGGATTTTCCATTGCAGTAGCCAAAGATCGGGCAATTGAATCACTCATGCAAGTAGGCGATCGCTTTGTTCTCAACATATTAGAAGAAGGCAATTTCCAGCCATTAATGAAACACTTTTTGAAGCGGTTCGCCCCTGGTGCCGATCGCTTTGAAGGAGTGAGAACCCAGCCAGCCGAAAATGGTGCGCCTATCCTTAACGATGCCCTCGCCTATATGGAGTGCGAAGTTGTCAGTAGAATGGATTGCGGCGACCATTGGGCAGTATACAGCACCGTCTACGCCGGACGAGTTTCTAAGCCAGATGCTTTAACTGCTGTGCATCACCGCAAAGTTGGTAATCATTATTAA
- a CDS encoding ABC transporter substrate-binding protein, giving the protein MIFALLANRRRGFAVLAIFTLFLICQIALISCNPINFKSKAAQVSQWVTSTIGDPKTFNYAFNQEYPHVFLFTTEGLTTLNGITGKIEPALAESWDISDDKKRVTFTLRENLKWSDGEPLTVDDVIFTYEDVIFNPQIPTDWKDGLKIGSSGSFPKIIKIGDRQIEFILPEPFAPFLYTTAGASTNSVGILPKHALSESLKSKDAKGNPKFLSTWGTDTEPSKIIVNGAYKIESYTSSQRVVFRRNPYYWRKDSQGNQLPYVERIVWQIIESTDTIILQFRSGGLDTVTVSPENFSLLKREEKRGKFTIYNGGPEFTNTYISFNLNKGRRQNGQPVIDPIKSRWFNTLAFRQAVAYAIDRQTMLNNVFRGIGVLQNSPIEIQSPYYFPPEKGLKVYEYNQEKANKLLLSAGFKYNKNKQLLDADGNRVRFSLLTNAENKTRVLMGAQIKQDLSKIGIQVDFNPIAFNTLTDKLSNSLDWECYMLGFVGGIEPNDGANVWLPSGGLHTFNQKLQAGQEPLIGWQVADWEAEIGRLYIQGARELDEVKRKEIYAETQRLSQEYLPYIYLVNPLSLVAVRDRIQNVKFSALGSQKGTLWNKYELKVTE; this is encoded by the coding sequence ATGATTTTTGCCCTTTTGGCTAACCGCCGCCGTGGGTTTGCGGTTTTAGCAATATTCACTCTATTCTTGATTTGTCAGATAGCTCTTATCAGTTGTAACCCAATTAATTTTAAGAGTAAGGCGGCGCAAGTATCGCAATGGGTTACAAGCACTATCGGCGATCCGAAAACTTTTAACTATGCCTTCAATCAGGAATATCCTCATGTTTTTTTGTTCACGACTGAAGGACTAACTACGCTCAATGGGATTACAGGCAAAATTGAGCCAGCTTTAGCTGAATCGTGGGATATTTCTGATGATAAAAAGCGAGTCACTTTTACTTTGCGAGAAAACTTGAAATGGTCAGATGGCGAACCACTTACCGTAGATGATGTTATCTTTACCTATGAGGATGTGATTTTCAATCCACAGATTCCTACCGATTGGAAAGATGGTCTTAAAATTGGTTCTAGTGGTAGTTTTCCTAAAATCATAAAAATAGGCGATCGCCAAATTGAATTTATTCTACCTGAGCCTTTTGCTCCTTTCCTTTATACCACAGCCGGAGCATCAACAAATTCAGTTGGAATTTTACCAAAACATGCTTTATCTGAATCATTGAAATCTAAAGATGCTAAAGGTAATCCCAAATTTTTATCTACTTGGGGAACAGATACAGAACCCAGTAAAATTATTGTCAACGGTGCTTATAAAATAGAAAGTTATACTTCCAGTCAGCGTGTAGTATTTCGGCGCAATCCTTATTACTGGCGCAAAGATAGCCAAGGGAATCAGTTACCTTATGTTGAACGTATTGTTTGGCAAATTATTGAATCTACAGATACAATAATTCTTCAGTTTCGCTCTGGAGGATTAGATACAGTTACTGTTTCTCCTGAAAACTTTTCACTACTTAAGCGCGAAGAAAAACGGGGAAAGTTTACTATCTACAATGGAGGGCCGGAATTCACCAATACTTATATTTCATTTAATCTCAACAAAGGTCGGCGGCAAAATGGACAGCCTGTAATTGACCCAATTAAATCCCGTTGGTTTAATACCCTTGCTTTTAGACAAGCAGTTGCTTATGCAATCGACCGTCAAACAATGCTAAATAACGTTTTTCGGGGGATTGGTGTGTTGCAAAATTCGCCAATCGAGATTCAAAGTCCTTACTACTTTCCTCCAGAAAAAGGTCTTAAAGTTTATGAATATAATCAAGAAAAAGCTAATAAATTACTATTAAGTGCAGGTTTTAAATATAATAAAAATAAACAATTACTAGATGCTGATGGTAATCGGGTGCGCTTCAGTTTATTAACGAATGCTGAAAATAAAACTCGTGTGTTAATGGGAGCGCAAATTAAGCAAGATTTGAGTAAAATCGGCATTCAAGTTGATTTTAATCCAATTGCTTTCAATACTCTCACAGACAAGCTTTCTAATTCCCTCGATTGGGAATGTTATATGCTAGGCTTTGTTGGAGGGATTGAACCAAATGACGGGGCTAATGTTTGGTTACCGTCAGGTGGATTACACACTTTCAATCAGAAACTTCAAGCAGGACAAGAACCACTTATTGGTTGGCAAGTTGCAGATTGGGAGGCAGAAATTGGCCGTCTTTATATTCAAGGAGCACGAGAGTTAGACGAAGTAAAGCGCAAAGAGATTTACGCCGAAACTCAACGCCTCTCTCAAGAATATTTGCCTTACATTTATTTAGTGAATCCTTTATCTCTAGTAGCAGTGCGCGATCGCATCCAAAATGTCAAATTCTCTGCACTTGGTTCTCAAAAAGGAACGTTGTGGAATAAATATGAACTGAAAGTAACAGAATAG
- a CDS encoding RNA recognition motif domain-containing protein, translating to MSIYVGNLSYEVTQDALSAVFAEYGAVRRVQLPTDRETGRLRGFAFVEMSSEDEETKAIEALDGAEWLGRDLKVNKAKPREDRGGGGSFGGNRGGGGGGYNRGGGGGRY from the coding sequence ATGTCAATTTACGTTGGTAACCTCTCCTATGAAGTTACACAAGATGCCCTGAGTGCTGTATTTGCAGAATATGGTGCTGTAAGGCGTGTTCAGCTACCTACTGACCGTGAAACAGGCCGTTTACGCGGCTTTGCTTTCGTGGAAATGAGTTCAGAAGATGAAGAAACCAAAGCCATTGAAGCGCTTGATGGTGCTGAATGGCTGGGTCGTGACCTTAAAGTGAATAAGGCCAAGCCCAGAGAAGACCGAGGTGGAGGTGGTTCCTTCGGTGGTAATCGTGGCGGTGGTGGCGGTGGCTACAACCGTGGTGGTGGCGGTGGTCGCTACTAA
- a CDS encoding diflavin flavoprotein, which produces MSTNKPRDVQVYPIATDTRILRSRSWSRLRFEIEYALAKGTTANSYLIESEKTAIIDPPGETFTEIYLEALQQRFHFEDLDYVILGHVNPNRAATLKALLEIAPQITFVCSNPGAINLRAALENPDLQILVMRGEETLDLGNGHNLQFIPTPNPRYADQLCTYDPQTEVLYTDKLFGAHVCGDQVFDEGWEVYNEDRRYYFDCLMAPHARQVETALEKLADFPVRMYATGHGPLVRYGLIDLTKAYRQWSQQQTSADLTVALIYASAYGNTATLAQAIARGITKAGVAVESINCEFTEPEEIRAAVEKAGGFIIGSPTLGGHAPTPVQTALGIVLSTATNNKLAGAFGSFGWSGEAVDLIEGKLKDAGYRFGFDTIRVKFKPDDTTLQLCEEAGTDFAQALKKARKVRSPSQPATNVEQAVGRIVGSLCVLTAKEGDRSSAMLASWVSQASFSPPGLTIAVAKERAVETLTHTGNKFVLNILKEGNHLGLMKHFLKPFGPGQDRFADVATEEAENGSPILTNALAYLECSVQNRMESGDHWLVYATVENGKLLDTDGVTAVHHRKSATHY; this is translated from the coding sequence ATGTCAACAAATAAACCCCGTGATGTTCAAGTTTATCCAATAGCTACAGATACAAGAATACTGCGATCGCGCAGTTGGTCTAGGCTCAGATTTGAAATTGAATACGCTCTTGCTAAGGGTACAACTGCTAATTCTTATTTAATCGAAAGCGAAAAAACCGCCATAATTGACCCTCCAGGGGAAACGTTTACGGAAATTTATTTAGAAGCGTTGCAGCAACGTTTCCATTTTGAAGACTTAGATTATGTAATTTTGGGACACGTCAACCCCAACCGCGCTGCAACTTTAAAAGCTTTGTTAGAAATTGCCCCGCAAATAACTTTTGTTTGTTCTAATCCAGGGGCGATAAATCTACGTGCAGCGCTGGAAAATCCAGATTTGCAAATTCTTGTGATGCGGGGCGAAGAAACCCTAGATTTAGGCAACGGGCATAATTTACAATTTATTCCCACCCCCAATCCCCGCTATGCAGATCAACTTTGCACCTACGATCCGCAAACAGAAGTTTTGTACACAGATAAGTTATTTGGGGCGCATGTTTGCGGAGATCAGGTATTTGATGAAGGCTGGGAAGTATATAACGAAGATCGGCGCTATTATTTTGATTGCCTCATGGCTCCCCACGCCCGTCAAGTTGAAACAGCGCTGGAGAAATTAGCTGATTTCCCCGTGAGAATGTATGCCACTGGACACGGGCCTTTGGTACGCTATGGCTTAATTGACCTGACTAAAGCTTATCGCCAATGGAGTCAACAACAAACATCTGCTGACTTGACAGTAGCGTTGATTTATGCATCAGCTTATGGTAATACAGCCACATTAGCCCAAGCGATCGCTCGTGGCATTACAAAAGCTGGCGTTGCTGTAGAATCGATTAACTGTGAATTTACTGAACCAGAAGAAATCCGGGCGGCTGTAGAGAAAGCCGGTGGTTTCATCATCGGTTCTCCTACTCTCGGCGGTCATGCACCCACACCCGTGCAAACAGCTTTAGGAATTGTCCTATCCACCGCTACTAACAATAAACTCGCTGGTGCTTTTGGTTCCTTTGGCTGGAGTGGGGAAGCGGTTGATTTAATTGAAGGTAAATTGAAAGATGCTGGCTATCGGTTTGGTTTTGACACCATCCGCGTAAAATTCAAACCCGACGATACCACCTTACAATTGTGTGAAGAAGCCGGAACCGACTTTGCCCAAGCTTTGAAGAAAGCTAGAAAAGTGCGATCGCCAAGTCAACCTGCTACTAATGTAGAACAAGCAGTTGGTCGGATTGTCGGTTCTCTGTGTGTTCTCACAGCAAAAGAAGGCGATCGCTCTAGTGCCATGTTAGCCTCTTGGGTATCTCAAGCTAGCTTTAGTCCACCTGGTTTAACCATAGCTGTAGCTAAAGAGCGTGCAGTAGAAACACTGACGCATACAGGAAACAAATTTGTCCTTAATATTCTTAAAGAAGGGAATCACTTGGGCTTGATGAAGCACTTCCTCAAACCTTTTGGCCCGGGACAAGACCGATTTGCTGATGTCGCCACCGAAGAAGCTGAAAATGGTTCTCCTATACTTACAAATGCTCTAGCATATCTTGAATGTTCCGTACAAAACCGGATGGAATCTGGCGACCATTGGCTGGTTTATGCCACTGTCGAAAATGGCAAATTGTTAGATACTGATGGTGTTACAGCTGTGCATCATCGCAAGTCGGCAACTCATTATTAA
- the larB gene encoding nickel pincer cofactor biosynthesis protein LarB produces MSQNETLRSLLEAVANGKVTPDKAFDSLKDLTYESVGEFAKIDHHRQLRTGFPEVIWGPGKTPDQIAQIIEVMRLRNPVVMATRIEPAVYAALESKVSGLRYYQSARICAIAPPTIEPQFAGEIGILSAGTADLAVAEEAAVTAELSGFRVQRLWDVGVAGIHRLLSNRHLIESASVLIVVAGMEGALPSVVAGLASCPVIAVPTSIGYGASFGGLAPLLTMLNSCAAGVGVVNIDNGFGAAVLAGQILRTAEKLRLASAAS; encoded by the coding sequence GTGTCTCAAAATGAAACTTTGCGATCGCTCCTCGAAGCGGTTGCCAATGGTAAAGTTACGCCAGATAAGGCATTCGACTCACTCAAAGACTTAACTTATGAATCCGTGGGTGAGTTTGCCAAAATTGACCATCATCGCCAGCTAAGAACTGGTTTCCCAGAGGTGATTTGGGGCCCTGGTAAAACTCCCGACCAAATTGCTCAAATTATCGAAGTAATGCGCCTCCGCAACCCGGTAGTAATGGCAACCCGCATTGAACCAGCAGTTTATGCCGCACTGGAATCAAAAGTTAGCGGTTTGCGATATTACCAATCGGCTCGAATTTGTGCGATCGCTCCTCCTACCATCGAACCACAATTTGCGGGTGAAATTGGCATTCTTTCTGCTGGTACTGCCGATTTAGCCGTTGCTGAAGAAGCTGCTGTCACTGCTGAACTTTCTGGTTTTCGCGTCCAGCGCCTCTGGGATGTTGGCGTTGCGGGGATTCACCGTTTATTAAGTAACCGCCACCTGATTGAGTCAGCATCGGTGTTGATTGTCGTAGCGGGAATGGAAGGCGCTTTACCTAGCGTTGTTGCTGGTTTAGCGAGTTGTCCTGTGATTGCCGTACCCACCAGCATCGGTTATGGTGCAAGTTTTGGCGGTTTAGCACCTTTATTGACAATGCTTAACTCTTGTGCTGCGGGAGTAGGCGTAGTGAATATCGATAATGGTTTTGGCGCAGCAGTTTTGGCGGGGCAAATTTTACGGACTGCCGAGAAATTGCGGTTGGCATCGGCTGCATCTTGA
- a CDS encoding pentapeptide repeat-containing protein encodes MKIKWRSHLKPKPKKRRPSSEEDILHLRRTGRYIPPPRKTWRDKFIVVVKSAFEWIEKRLLEPLANLVDGADVFRILEKVGFLIAVLVFLLEIGERREKSIFEAWQVVKDGQGEKSGVVVLALERLKKENFSLSGINVEKTNLSGAYLSGANLSFANLSFAYIYNANLNGASLMSSNLSGAKNLTPEQVKSAKNWEQAIYDKEFRTKLGLPPEPMK; translated from the coding sequence TTGAAGATAAAATGGCGATCGCATCTCAAACCAAAACCAAAGAAACGCCGCCCTTCCTCAGAAGAAGATATACTTCACCTCAGACGAACTGGACGGTATATCCCACCACCGCGTAAAACTTGGCGAGATAAATTTATTGTTGTAGTTAAATCAGCATTTGAGTGGATAGAAAAACGCCTGCTAGAACCTTTGGCGAACCTAGTTGATGGGGCTGATGTATTTCGGATATTAGAAAAGGTTGGCTTTTTAATAGCTGTGTTGGTTTTTCTGCTGGAAATTGGAGAACGTAGGGAAAAATCAATCTTTGAGGCTTGGCAAGTAGTGAAAGACGGGCAAGGCGAAAAGTCAGGTGTAGTTGTGTTGGCTCTGGAAAGATTAAAAAAGGAAAATTTTAGTTTATCGGGAATCAACGTTGAGAAGACTAACCTCAGTGGTGCTTACCTCAGTGGTGCCAACCTCAGCTTTGCCAACCTCAGCTTTGCCTACATCTACAATGCCAACCTAAACGGAGCCTCCCTCATGAGTTCCAACCTCAGCGGTGCAAAAAACTTAACTCCTGAGCAAGTTAAATCTGCTAAAAATTGGGAGCAAGCAATATACGATAAGGAATTTCGCACCAAGCTTGGTTTACCACCAGAACCGATGAAGTAG
- a CDS encoding pantothenate kinase: MKPHKHPEHTDNIWLALEIGNSRLHWALFIDETLYSAWDTDHLPESVIQHLAECQTLNDLLENIFPQGEFLTNTLPLCPLLVASVVPSQTAIWQIYPNTRVITLDQVSLKGVYPTLGIDRALALWGAGKTWGFPMLVIDAGTALTFTAADANECLVGGAILPGLGLQFATLGQQTGQLPLVEMQNFPSLPARFALNTTEAIQSGVVYTILAGIKDFIDAWLQLFADGKIAIKGGDRTLLLNYLQALYPEITAPLIVEQNLIFWGICEIIMGDSKEGIKV; the protein is encoded by the coding sequence GTGAAACCGCATAAGCACCCAGAACACACAGATAATATTTGGCTAGCGCTGGAAATTGGGAACTCTCGGCTACATTGGGCGTTGTTTATTGACGAGACGCTTTACTCAGCTTGGGATACCGACCATCTACCTGAGTCTGTTATACAACACCTGGCTGAATGTCAAACTCTAAATGATTTACTAGAGAACATTTTTCCACAAGGTGAATTTCTAACAAACACTCTGCCCCTCTGTCCTCTCCTCGTCGCCTCCGTAGTTCCCAGCCAAACTGCTATTTGGCAAATTTACCCAAATACTCGCGTTATTACCTTAGATCAAGTATCCCTCAAAGGTGTTTATCCCACGTTAGGAATTGACCGCGCTTTAGCTTTGTGGGGTGCGGGGAAAACGTGGGGTTTTCCAATGTTGGTAATTGATGCTGGGACAGCGCTAACTTTTACGGCTGCGGATGCTAATGAGTGTCTAGTTGGAGGTGCAATTTTGCCGGGTTTAGGTTTGCAATTTGCAACTCTCGGTCAACAAACCGGACAATTACCATTAGTAGAAATGCAAAATTTTCCGTCTCTACCAGCGCGTTTTGCTCTCAATACTACAGAAGCTATTCAAAGTGGAGTAGTTTATACAATATTAGCTGGGATTAAAGATTTTATTGATGCGTGGTTGCAATTATTTGCTGATGGAAAGATTGCAATTAAAGGGGGCGATCGCACTTTATTACTAAACTATCTGCAAGCCTTATATCCTGAAATTACAGCACCTTTAATTGTGGAACAAAATTTGATATTTTGGGGAATATGCGAAATAATAATGGGTGATAGCAAAGAGGGAATAAAAGTATAG
- a CDS encoding phycobiliprotein lyase, translating into MTSLLKIVQTTDESQISEFFQESEGKWRSQRRYYTLPTGETKEIESIVTINFLEQGCDELQKLAQMHDLSDAGILICGAVVVWESTDVLKTKKESQGSTIFGVKGNILYRDRGFAISKPVTAQYYFSNPKALCLRTEYNGSVFEEELKLIGSKYRTRQTIISRADEQLMIGQYLENRID; encoded by the coding sequence GTGACATCATTGCTCAAAATTGTACAAACGACTGATGAATCCCAGATTTCGGAATTTTTCCAGGAATCAGAGGGGAAGTGGCGATCGCAACGACGCTACTACACCCTACCTACCGGAGAAACTAAGGAGATCGAGAGTATAGTCACGATCAATTTTTTAGAGCAGGGCTGTGATGAATTGCAAAAGCTAGCTCAGATGCATGATTTGTCTGATGCAGGTATTTTAATCTGTGGTGCGGTAGTTGTATGGGAAAGTACAGATGTGCTAAAGACAAAGAAAGAATCCCAAGGTTCAACCATATTTGGGGTGAAGGGAAACATTTTGTATCGCGATCGCGGTTTTGCCATATCCAAACCAGTCACCGCCCAGTATTATTTCTCCAACCCGAAAGCACTGTGTTTGCGAACTGAATACAACGGTTCAGTATTTGAGGAAGAGTTAAAGCTAATTGGCAGCAAATACCGCACCAGACAAACGATCATCTCTCGTGCTGATGAGCAGTTGATGATTGGGCAATATTTAGAAAATAGAATAGATTAG
- a CDS encoding alpha/beta fold hydrolase: protein MDTLFRNSRIKLSQGLIFWREVGEKTSIIFLHGAWNESSQWLSVMESLAQDFHCFALDLLGFGESENPNIHHSIDLQVECLAEFLQAVKLEKVYLVGHSLGGWIAASYALKYPEKVDGVVLLAPEGVEIAGQEEYCQKMRRLLNYPPLMVKLLRSLTPFTKILGWYEKIAQDLQLRQELLRYPIACQLLFKRRQVEIEAELVQKRLYMIDVPIFILQGGQDTPDALAKSRVYAQLMPKVELKMIAHAGNDLPESCAGVVAVEIREFIQGILKNHNLNELN from the coding sequence ATGGATACACTATTCCGTAACTCCCGAATAAAGCTCTCTCAAGGGCTGATATTCTGGCGTGAAGTCGGTGAAAAAACTTCTATAATTTTTTTACATGGTGCTTGGAATGAAAGCAGTCAATGGTTATCTGTGATGGAGTCCCTTGCACAAGATTTCCATTGCTTTGCACTTGATTTGTTGGGATTTGGTGAATCAGAAAATCCGAATATTCATCATTCGATAGATTTACAAGTAGAGTGTTTGGCTGAGTTTTTGCAAGCTGTTAAGTTAGAAAAAGTATATTTAGTAGGTCATTCTCTTGGGGGTTGGATTGCTGCTAGCTATGCCCTAAAGTATCCAGAGAAAGTTGATGGTGTGGTACTGCTTGCACCAGAGGGTGTGGAGATAGCAGGACAAGAAGAGTATTGCCAGAAGATGCGACGATTATTGAATTATCCACCACTCATGGTTAAATTGTTGCGATCGCTAACTCCCTTCACTAAAATCTTGGGTTGGTATGAAAAAATTGCACAAGACTTGCAATTACGTCAGGAATTGTTGCGTTACCCCATAGCTTGCCAGTTACTTTTCAAACGGCGACAAGTAGAAATTGAGGCGGAATTAGTGCAAAAGCGGCTTTACATGATAGATGTGCCGATTTTTATTTTGCAAGGTGGCCAAGATACACCAGATGCTTTAGCTAAGAGCCGGGTTTATGCTCAACTGATGCCGAAAGTTGAGTTAAAAATGATTGCCCATGCCGGAAATGACTTACCAGAATCTTGTGCTGGGGTTGTAGCGGTTGAGATTCGGGAGTTTATTCAAGGTATTTTGAAAAACCATAATTTAAACGAATTAAATTAG
- a CDS encoding BrnT family toxin has translation MEFEWDKSKAAANLKKHGVSFEEAKTVFGNSLAVIFDDEAHSTDEQREIIIGHSQQNLLLLICFTERSNAIRIISARLATRKEREDYERNTF, from the coding sequence ATGGAATTCGAGTGGGATAAATCAAAAGCAGCCGCAAATTTGAAGAAGCACGGTGTCAGCTTTGAAGAAGCCAAAACTGTCTTCGGCAATTCTTTGGCAGTCATCTTTGATGATGAAGCGCACTCTACAGATGAGCAGCGAGAAATCATTATTGGTCACTCTCAACAAAATCTCTTGCTGTTGATTTGTTTCACTGAGCGTTCCAATGCTATCCGTATCATCAGCGCCCGTCTAGCTACTCGAAAGGAACGTGAAGATTATGAACGAAACACCTTTTGA
- a CDS encoding NUDIX hydrolase — MNVIAFFPAAVESTRSLWRIGQTVLGIIFRHPITGTSIIPILPDGRIVLIRRRDDGLWALPGGMVDWGEDIPNTVRRELIEETGLELVKINRLVGVYSAPDRDPRIHSICVVVEAEVHGTMEIHDTLEVMEIQAFSPNLLPSEQMSHDHTRQLQDYLNGLTTLA; from the coding sequence TTGAACGTTATTGCTTTTTTTCCGGCAGCTGTAGAGTCCACACGTAGTTTATGGCGTATTGGACAAACAGTATTGGGTATTATATTTCGTCATCCCATTACTGGCACTAGTATCATCCCAATTTTACCTGATGGTCGGATAGTACTGATCCGACGGCGTGATGATGGTCTTTGGGCATTGCCTGGAGGCATGGTGGATTGGGGAGAAGATATTCCCAACACAGTCCGCCGGGAATTGATCGAGGAAACCGGGCTAGAATTGGTGAAAATTAACCGTTTGGTAGGAGTTTACTCGGCACCAGACCGCGATCCCAGAATCCATTCAATTTGTGTTGTGGTTGAAGCCGAGGTGCATGGGACAATGGAAATTCACGATACTTTGGAAGTCATGGAAATCCAAGCTTTCTCTCCCAATTTGCTACCTTCAGAACAGATGTCTCACGATCATACCCGGCAGTTGCAAGATTACTTAAATGGCTTGACAACATTGGCATAA